In the genome of Raphanus sativus cultivar WK10039 chromosome 9, ASM80110v3, whole genome shotgun sequence, the window GAGCATGGAGGAGAGGCTCTACCGCGCCGAGAACTCCGATCACCATCTTGTTCTCGTCTTCCAACGCTAAACTAAACAAAGCTCCAGCGACGTGCTCCTGAGCCTCCGTTGTTCCCGACTTCAAAACGTCGATTAACAAGGGAACGAAACCTGAACGTACTATCTTCACTTTGTTCTGTTTCTCGAGCGAGAGGTTGACCAAAGAAGCTGCGGCGTTTGTCTGAACGAGGTTGTACCGTGAAACGAGAAATGATCGGAGGAAGGAGAGGATACGGTCCGTGCAGAGCGAGACTCGAAGATCCTCGCTGGATCTTGTCATCTTCCTAAGTAAGACGAGACCTTGCTCGTGGTCGAAAATGTCGCCAGTTCTTAGCTTGATAaagatctcttcttcttccgcCGACATTGGGGAAGAGAAAGAGATAGCGTTTGGAGTTTCGGCTCCAACATAAACTCCTGATGAAGTAGTGGATGAAGAAGAGAACGTACTAACGGCTCTTGTCGGATGATATGGACTCTGTCCGACCGTAACTGACTTGGGTGATGTTGTCGGCGACAGGGAGTTCTTGGAATGTGCTCGTATCGCCTCCATTACAGTATCGTAATCAGAAGGTGAATTCTCAGCCAATGGAAGGAGAAACTCAGGCTCTAGAGTCCGATCTGAAATTTTGGaggttataaaaatataaacatttataaattaattagaaatatatatctatatttatatgtatggcatgttctaaaaatatttgagatgaaaactaattttttctttttgtgattAAGCATTCATAAATATATCAGGTCAAGACCACGAAACTAATGTTTTACTTGGTTGTGTCGGATCTTTATCTATGCGGGCACGAACCACGTTTTCAACGTGGGCAGAGTCAGGAGGACGAGGATGGTCAACTTTGTTACGGTCACACCAGCTGAAAATGGTGGACTTCATGGCGAGGTTGGGGATGACGGTGGAGAAATCGGGTCGGGTTCCGTCTAGGAGATCTGGTACGTATCCTAAGTTACGACATATTTGGACGGAGAGACGCTCGAAGGTTTGACCAGATGGGACAACAACGGGATCAGACATGAGGAATCCTGTTATGGGACAAAGAAACTCCGGTGGAGTCTCGTCGTGTTTGTGCTGCGGTACGGTTGCAGTGGTGGCGGAAGCTGATCGTTGGTGGAAGGAGAACCATCTCTTCTTGTTAGTTCCACCCATCGCCAgaggaggagaaagagagaagaagacgatTACGATAATTGCCGATGGGAGACCACCCATGCGTGTTACATACTCCGAAAACGAGATAACAATATTTCTTTAAGTATAAAGTTCTgaaatgaataattatattgtttttagtGAGATAAAGGATGACGAGTATTGATtagataaagaaaaaagaaaaacaaagaacatgACATCCACTaagatatgttttattttgatttgattttttaaaattattttgacaaCGATTTGATTGTGTTCAAAGACTCTTTGAATAACAGACATATgttttcatagttttttttctttaaaaagttATTATACTATCTTTTAAGTTTCAAAGAAGGCTATATTTTACCATTAATTGTATTGAGCATATTGCAAAGCCCAGAAAATATATCCAATAGGTTTGATTAAAGAAAATAAGTTTAGGACCCCTTGACAAAGAAGAAAGAGCACAAAGAAGTTTTGTTTTCCTATATAAGCCGAAAGATTTGACAAAGTTTGCTTTGTATAtagggaaaattccataaaaatatttgaactaaattttgttaagctttttaatacccaaactttttcactacccagtttaatatcccaactaattattttgctcaatttaatatccaaacttttaaaactgtgcccactttaatacctgaactttatttattttaataaaaatactaataagtttcaaataaaagtttaaaaaatctctaaaatttacaaaataaactcagaaaattctaatttttttggtgtttgagaaataaaaataataaatagtgtaaaatattaaattttgtaataaaatttctaagttttaaatattgtatttaatttgttttctgaaataaaaaaaacgaaACTTATTTTCATCATTCAAATTcatttagtttttgaaaaaataaattttccatggtttatctaccttcttttctaaatcttaaaataaaattagaatttttaatatttttttcttagattttttgagattttattaagttttgtttgaaacttattagtatttttgtttaaataaataaagtttgggtattaaagtgggtacAGTGTTAAAAGTTTaggtattaaaatgagcaaaataattagttggggtattaaactgggtagtgaaaaaagtttgggtattaaaaagcttaacaaaatttagttcgggtatttttatggaattttcccgTGTGTATATGCAAAACTATTATtatcataaaacataaaataaaatacaaacattaaaatcattaaattaaGAATAACAAAACAGAAAGACACATGGTAAatcttttgaccaaaaaaaagacaCATGGTAAATCTTAAAACTTATTTCAAGAGAAAATCttgaaatattaaatttctgAAAAAGCAAGATTTAAAAAGACACCTAACAATCTTGTCAAAATTTATGTATGAAAGAAATTTTATTAGTTAGTACTTCAAACAAAAAGATTTTACACTcgaaaaacaatatatatactacACATTAATTTCATTGTTACTCATCATTTAGAtccaaagaaaaaatgaaacacCTAATACTTTTTATATTACTTATCATAATGACATGTTTTAGTCCAAATAAAGCTTGCGTACTAAACCGTGTTGTAATTCAGAACGATCTCGGTATTGGTAGAACTCTCGAACTTCATTGTTCTTCCAAACAAAATGACTTAGGCATACACAACTTGGATTACAAATTTTCATATACTATCAAATTCCATGAAGCAGTATATGGTACAACAAAATGGAATTGTTCTTTTAGGCAAGGAACTAGATTGGAATATTATTATGATGTTGAAGTATACAATGAGGGAGATAGAATTATCCCTCGATGTGGTCAGCTGCGTGTATGGACGACCAGACTTGATGGGATATACTTTACGAGAAATTTTAGAGTACCATTAGTTTTAGCACTTCACTGgaagaaaaaataatgtattttacaTCTTTAAAAACTCTAGCCAATATTTATGGACTAAGATCTTTTTAGTCACATAataagatatatcaaaatattaagtaACATATGAGTTTATCTGATATATTTATTTGCATGCTAAATCGCTGATGAAGTTTAAAAGTGTCCAAAGCTTTGGCCTTGTCTTACAAAGAATCACATAATACCAAAATCACATAAGATATTAGACGCaatatgaaattaaataataaacaaaagtataaaaaattaaaacaaaatagattTGTGGTCGTAAGAGACAAATATAAATAGGAttagtatatatacttttacaaAGTGTGTTGTTACATATTTCTCCATTAATATtcgattaaatattaaattgatgTAGTTGACAAACCTATTTATAAGTTATAtgatatgataaaataaatataaagatttCAATTGAATAATTTGGTAATTTGAAGTATGAGTAAGTGTAGTCGTTGCCAAAAAAAAGAGTAAGtatagtttttcaaaatattatataatggtatagtttttaaaatatattcttatatgAAGGTATTTCCCCAAATTTTCTCAAAAAGTTTTTATATCtcaatttaaccaaaaaaagaaaggaatgaataatggagaaaataattaaaaatatcaaataaagaAATGGTATAgcattgtaaataattttaaaatagtacaGAATCCTAGTAGGGATTTTgatttaatattatagatattgtTTTTAGTGAGATAAATGATGACAAGTATTGattagataacaaaaaaaagagaaaaacaaaaacaaagaaaataagatatgttttgttttgatttgattttttaaaattactttgACAACGATTTGATTGTGTTCAAAGACACTTTGAATCACAGAGCATAtgaatttcattttttctttaaaaacttattatactacatttttaagtttcaaaGAAGACTATAATTTTGCAATTAATTGTATTGAGCATATTGCAAAGCCCAAAAATATATCCAAtaggtttgaccaaaaaaaaaaaaccccttGACAAAGAAGAAAGAGCACAAAGAAgtgttattttcttatataagcCAAAAAATGACTTATGCGTTGTGCATATGGAAAACTATTTATtatcataaaacataaaataaaacacaaacattaaaatcattaaattaaGAATAACAAAACAGAAAGACACATGGTAAATCTCCAAATTTATTTCAAGagaaaatttcgaaatattaaaTTTCTGAAAAAGTAAGATTTAAAGATACCTAACAACTTATCAAAATTTATGTATGAAATAAACTTTATTAGTTAGTACtttaaacaaaaagattttacactcgaaaaaataatataaatacttCACATCAGTTCCATTGTTACTCATCATTTAGATCCAAAGAAAAATGAAACACCTAATACTTTTTATATTACTAATCATAATGACATATTTTAGTCCAAATAAAGCTTGCGAACTAGACCGTGTTGTAATTCAGAACGACCTAGGTGTTGGTAGAACTCTTGAATTTCATTGTTTTTCCGAACACGATGATTTAGGCATACAAAAATTGGGCTACAAATTTTCATATACTATCAAATTCCATGAAGCACTATATAGTGCAACAAGATGGACTTGTTCTTTTAGGCAAGGAACTAGACTGGAATATTATTATGATGTTGAAGTATACAATAAGGGAGATAGAATTATCCCTCGATGTGGTCAGCTGCGTGTATGGACGACCAGACTTGATGGGATATACTTTACAAGAAATTTTAGAGTACCATCAGTTTTAGCACTTCGTTGgaagaaaaaataatgtattttacaTCTTTAAAAACTCTAGCCAATATTTATATAGACTAAGATCTTTTTAGTCACATAataagatatatcaaaatattaagtaACATATGAGTTTATCTGATATATTTAAATCGCTGATGAAGTTCAAAAGTGTCCAAAGCTTTGGCTTGTCTTAACAAGAATCGCATAATACCAAAATCACATAAGATATTAGACGCAATATAAAATTGTAAGTTATACGATATGAGAGACTATTTGTCATTTTTTATCCATTTtcaacatttaaatatataaattctttaAGCCGTTTATTCTACTTTTTACCGCTAGATTGGTTTAAACCACTCTTGCTATACTAAATCTTCTTTTGATCTACTAAAATCCGCAATGCTTGATATGTTTTTCTCATTCCGAGCATAAACGAcaaggacaagacttgggttcaccccttaggtgaacctttaaattcaccacttgaTTTATAACCAATTAAAGTGACATATGGATAattagataaaaaatattaaatatatttaaaaatagctaaaaatgaataatgtcaattataaaccctaaatcttaatttataaaccctaaatattaattcttaaatccaaaccatataccctaaattcaaatcatgaaccctaaacccaaattctaaaccctaaacccaaatcctagaaattaaacccaaaccgtaaaccttaaatctaaaccctagatCCAAATgttagaccctaaacccaaaccgtataccctaaaactaaattctaaaccctaaatccaaaccctaaaactaaattctaaacccttagggtatatggtttgagtttatgatttatgatttgggtttagagtatacggtttgggtttagggtctatggtttgggtttaggatatagagtttagatttatggtttacggtttgggtttagggtttagaatttgagtttagagtatacggtttggggtttagggtctatcatttggatatatgatttgggtttaaggtctAGGATTTGCGTTTAGCGTATacgatttgagtttagggtatatgatttgggtttaggatattagtttagggtatagggtttggatttaggaattaatgtttagggtttagagaaattaagatttatgatttagaatttgcattattcttttttagctatttttaaaaatatttaatattttttatttaattattcacATGTCATTTTGATTGATTATAAAtcaagtggtgaatttaaaggttcaccacaGAGGGTGAACCCAAGTTTTGTCCAAACGACAAGACCACCAATTGTGATCTTTTTCTATTTTGCACAGTTTTGAAatcaaaatttggaaaaatagttgttcaaaaaaggaaaaagcaTAATCTCTTAAGAACCGTCGGATCAATCGAACGGTTAAAAAAAGAACCTAATACATAGTGGAAACATCCAAGTCTCGTGCCTGTATAAactgatgttaggagttttgaggctcctaagtcaaatgatagtaaagtggaagtaagttgtcgaaccaattctgagggattcaaatgcagaaagaatgcaagtatttgcctaatctaagtgcaaccagtgATTTGAAgaattctaaactaatgattaaagctaatgcaaagcagtaaaatgatactcttaagctattggaaaggagaactcatgggtatagggatttagaccttgggtgatcaagtttcgaactaaggacgacaaatgaatcaatcaaactattagccttaagcctagacacaattctaagcaagctctatgtctagatgaatgctcatttgctaacatgtctcaaacatcaaatgtctttggttgaataacatgcaagcaatcattactaacaagtctattagctatcttagcatctttaacaataaatatctttggcaaagtacactaagagcctaggagagttgactcgtGCATTTCATCAACACCTTTTGGGTGaaaaatgcctagagatcaccctttgagtggcctattcaaatgatgcattaagatcaccctactagcaaggaacaagtatgatctacacctaaaacatcctagaactagcctaatcacccttaatcaccctaacccatgaatccaaaaggtgattactcactaatctccatgattcctcttaaacccatgatggatttcagattaatcatgtagagaaatatatgagagatcacaagaacaataacaaatcaagccaaaaagagatgtttttcttgagagagtttgtgttcttcaatagataaaagataatctgccaaatggtggctacatagtacttaaacattaggttttccaagtgcaaaaacgtgcacaacaattgcaaaaaagtcttgaaaaataataaaatcgtgcagcagataaagcggagcgacctcagagggtcactccaggaagtcgctctggggttgggagcaaccttggggggtcgctctgagaggtcgctccagcctccatttttgtgtctccggacgatgaaaacgcgagcgacttaggtaggtcgctctggttggtcgctctggttgggagctaccttaaGGGATCGCTCCAGAAAGTCACTCTGTGGTTCTCGACCAGGAtagatatgcctctagtaaattgatcataactcctccattacatctccaaatgactttaAACCACTttcattagaaagctaactcaatttcctgtgtctccaaaaatcttagcaacagaagatttctctaaggcctccatccatgctcatctttcaccccctttttgatcacattgcttccaaatgtcatCATCGAACAAATCTGAACGATCTGAACGAAAAAATTATTACCAAATttaaaccgaaactagataatatccaaacggatttaccatttggtatctagagaaccataactaaaccttatctGAACGAAAtgtttcggatattcgaatgtatttaaatcatatttatatacttcaatatgttagctatttttcgagttaatatccagaTATAggctattttaagttgatttgaaatataaaaaatagtcaaaagtaaacatctaaagtagataaacaataatcaaaacaccaaaaatacttaaaatatatatatatatatatatatatatatattcttcatccaaatattcaagttaaatttattttaattttaatttaggtactttagcttacattactcaaaaatacatgttatattttagattgaaggatatttaaagatatataaattttgaaaatttaaaaataatttaaacgggttatcaaacccgcaaagatctaatcaaaccggaaccaaagttttgtcaatacccgaatagagttagaatctttaaactcgaaaatctcaaatccgaataaattttaactgaATTCGACTGGATACCCAATTACTTATCCCTAGCTTAGTCattataaaatgatcaaatattataaatatactatttagtataaataaaaactaaaactgaaaattaatactcgtgcggtcgcacgggtcaagatctagtatcatattgaaaatcaatcaaaaattaGTTGGGTAGCCTTATGTCTAACCATCAACCAGCTCCAATCTCTAaccaaactttttaaaatttgcgtatgattttttttaaaaacattgtaACAAGTGTTTTCCAATATACAcataaaatctttaaaacaaAAGGACTTTGTAACAAGTGTTTGTACCAGACGGTTTGTTTGGTTTATTGCCAAATTCACCTTCAATTAAAAACCATTCGGTTAGcctatatatttattaatattaccCATATCTATATAAAATCGAGTAATTTCAAACACAAAATCGATATAGATAAAGATTTTACGTGTATATTTGATGGCAAATATCTAGGTGGTATGATTTCATGGCAAATACATGGAAATTAACAACTAAATGATTTTGTGGATAATGATTAAAATACATAGAAACTAAATTTCTTAACATACTAATCGCCTAAATTTTGGCTTTCACATTTACAACTGATTCAAAATTAGATTACGGATTCATATCTAACTGATCATAAAATTAAACACAAGATTCTTTGAAAAAATCCTATCATTCCGTTTTACACTCAACTTTCATCaagtttgtaaattattaattagtaaGTTCTCATCCATATctaacttatttatatataatccCCTACATTTAAGCTCCCACATTTAAAACTGATTTCAAAATACTTACTAATCACAAAATATGATATGATACGatttattttagatttcaaGAAAATCTTAAAAAGTTAGGAGTGGGCATATTGGTTTAGTTTcggttttggtttgggttcggtttggtttggttaatttgggttttataaaattcAACCCAACTAAAACCAAATTAGCTTTGGTTTGGATTCAGTTTGAGTTTAgcttggttcggtttggtttagatttagtttagtttgagtttgatttagttcggtttactttattatggtttagtttggttcggtatAGTTTGAATATGCGAACTATAAAAGATAAAGTAGAAATATAAACTTTGTTATCTAAAAAAATCCATTTCTAAAAGTCAAAAAATAATgtatccaaaaactaaaaataccaAACAATAACTTTGTTACATAATTTTACCTTTAAACAATGGATATTAGAGAAGAACGAGACAAAACGGTTACAATTTAGATGCttatagtttttagattttgttttgagTACAATCTTTAGGCATTAAgattaaagaatatatatataatagtattttttgaatcatatttggaatttcttaaaaatatatggaagttagaaaaaatggaaaacaaaacttttattatattgggttattggtttggttcggtttaaactcaaacctaatatatatataaatatattgggttatcggtttggttcggtttaaactcaaaccaaactaaactatTCGagttgagtaaaacatgaaccaattgggttaTACAAAGAGTACAGTTTGGTTTGGatcggtttaacttcggttgaatcggttcggtttggttcggtcggttcggtttgatttgaattttttgcccacccctataaaaaatatttgatgcaTTAggtatgatatgatatgataacAATTAGATAACCGTATAAAATacttataacattttaaatcgAAAACGAACACCCGTGCGAGTGTGCGGGTCATGATCTAATCTAACTTAATAATCATGTAAAGTACTACTACTATTATATTAATTAGATACGCAATTGGGATACTAATGAATGAGCATGCTTACTTTAAATGGCCATTGGACATTTTCAATATCAAAAGCATAAAAGTATCGATCTAAGAAATGtagattacataaaataaaaatataaacataaagtTAATAAAGAATAGCAAACAGGAAAAGGGTGTAAAATATATGGCAAATCGTAAATTAGTTTAAGAGCACTACAAAAACTTTATTTACCAGGACGCTTCGTTGTAAATTCGTGTAAAAGGGggattacgacgaatttacctcGAGAAGCGATTTGTTGTTAATCGTCCGTCGTAAAGAAgagatattatattataaaaaaatatttcttttgtttcaaaaataatgCATATTATAGAGTTTTCtcacttattaagaaaacacgtaatattttacaataaatgCATCATTTTCCGTATTTAactatttctataaattttaaccaatcaaaatttagtaaacaATATTAATGTCTTGTTTACAATTTGTCATTATTACAATTcagtaaatctaaaatatagatttctTAGAAACAAATTTACAATTTGTCATTATTacatactccttccgtttcaatttatttgtcgttctagacttcgacacacagattaataaacatttagttttgtatatttactagataaaaacatcattaccaatacacctaactaGATTTCAACctatagaaaaatagattagactaaaaaatcaataaattttgcattgaaatcataaaacgacatttattttgaaacgaaaattttgctccaaagCGACATCTAATTCGAAATGGAGGGAGTACTAATCAAACATGATTAACATAAATCTTGAAAGATACGGTCAACATTGATATTTATTAAAAGAATTTGTACTAATAAATTTTGGTCAAATAAAAACTTACTAATTAAGTAtgataatatttattactttaaacgAAAGATATTCCAcactaaaatcatttataaatactaTGCAATTATGCATTTGTTACACCATTCGTGATCAATTAGATCATAAGGAAAAAATGAAACACCTCGTACTTTTTTCTTGGTTATCATTGCATACTTTAGTGGACAAGAAGCTTGCGTTAAAAACGTGTTGTAATACATAACGAACTCGGTCCTGGTAGAAATCTCGAGTACCATTGTTATTCCAACAAGGATGATTTAGGCATAAAAAACATGGCCTTCAATGCTACCCCATATGTCATCGCATTCCATGACGAGATCCCTAATTTAACAACATGGAATTGTTTGTTAAGGCAAGGACCTAACAATAAGTTTGTCTTTGACGTTCAAATGTACAAAGCAGGACCAAGACTTATCCCTCGATGTGGTCAGATACGAATATGGACGGCTAAACTTGATGGAATATACTTTGCAAGACACCTTAATGAACCATCTGGTTTAGCATTACGTTGGATtgaaaaataatgtattttctgtcttttttttcttctttaactattataataatgaaatataataatgtCATTTCTTATCATCAATCTGCATTTTTCTTTCCCATGGATGGATTGATATCCTCTTTTCCTTCCCAACAAAAGCTTGAGCTGCTATCACAAATTAATAGCTTACACAAATAAATGGTTTATCAAGGATAAAGTATCAGAAATGATTTTACAAAGGCTTCAGCTGCTATCACAAATCAATAGCTTACACAAATAAATGGTTTATCAAAGATAAAGTATCAGAAATGATTTTACAATTCTCTGAACCTCCACATGAGCGAAACTCTGCCAAGCCGCCATTGTCTAAGGCTCTAAATGTGAGTGTTTGCAGATATCAAGTCTACAGGTAACAGATCAATTACAATTTAATTCATCTAACTGAAAGTT includes:
- the LOC108826847 gene encoding U-box domain-containing protein 41-like, with product MGGLPSAIIVIVFFSLSPPLAMGGTNKKRWFSFHQRSASATTATVPQHKHDETPPEFLCPITGFLMSDPVVVPSGQTFERLSVQICRNLGYVPDLLDGTRPDFSTVIPNLAMKSTIFSWCDRNKVDHPRPPDSAHVENVVRARIDKDPTQPNRTLEPEFLLPLAENSPSDYDTVMEAIRAHSKNSLSPTTSPKSVTVGQSPYHPTRAVSTFSSSSTTSSGVYVGAETPNAISFSSPMSAEEEEIFIKLRTGDIFDHEQGLVLLRKMTRSSEDLRVSLCTDRILSFLRSFLVSRYNLVQTNAAASLVNLSLEKQNKVKIVRSGFVPLLIDVLKSGTTEAQEHVAGALFSLALEDENKMVIGVLGAVEPLLHALRSSESERARGDAALALYHLSLVPSNRTRLVRAGAVTTLLPMVRFSESTSRILLVLSNLAACPEGKGAMLEGNAVAILVGKLREGGDDSEAARENCVAVLLMLCQGNMRFRGLASEVGAEEVLKEVGESGNGRVKENAAKILQAMRGGSGGDSAFGENAEAREWNHMLEATGLSRNQFQEGQNGGYACSSQF